One Accipiter gentilis chromosome 11, bAccGen1.1, whole genome shotgun sequence DNA window includes the following coding sequences:
- the CALU gene encoding calumenin isoform X1 has protein sequence MTIAQLLLCLSLSMLCISSKPTEKKDRVHHDPQLSDKVHDDAQNFDYDHDAFLGADEAKTFDQLTPEESKERLGMIVDKIDTDKDGFVTEGELKAWIKKAQKKYVYDSVERQWQEFDMNQDGFISWDEYRNVTYGTYLDDPDPDDGFNYKQMMVRDERRFKMADKDGDLTATKEEFTAFLHPEEYDYMKDIVVQETMEDIDKNGDGYIDLEEYIGDMYSHDGDADEPEWVKTEREQFVEFRDKNRDGKMDKEETKDWILPSDYDHAEAEARHLVYESDQNKDGKLTKEEIVEKYDLFVGSQATDFGEALVRHDEF, from the exons ATGACCATCGCTCAGCTCCTCCTGTGCCTGTCTCTCTCCATGCTCTGCATCTCGAGCAAACCCACCGAGAAGAAGGACCGGGTTCACCATGACCCGCAGCTCAGTGACAAAGTCCACGATGATGCGCAGAACTTTGACTACGACCACGACGCTTTCCTTGGTGCGGATGAGGCCAAAACCTTTGACCAGCTCACGCCGGAGGAGAGCAAAGAGAGACTTGG aaTGATTGTAGATAAGATAGACACGGATAAGGATGGGTTTGTGACGGAGGGGGAGCTGAAAGCCTGGATTAAGAAGGCCCAGAAGAAATACGTGTATGACAGTGTCGAACGCCAGTGGCAGGAGTTTGACATGAATCAAGATGGATTTATCTCCTGGGATGAGTACAGAAACGTGACATATGGCACTTACCTCG aTGACCCAGACCCTGACGATGGGTTTAATTATAAACAAATGATGGTGCGAGATGAACGACGCTTCAAGATGGCTGACAAGGATGGAGACTTAACCGCCACCAAGGAAGAGTTCACTGCCTTTCTGCACCCTGAAGAGTATGATTACATGAAAGATATAGTCGTGCAG GAAACCATGGAGGACATCGACAAGAACGGGGACGGCTACATTGATCTGGAGGAATACATAG GTGACATGTACAGCCACGATGGGGACGCTGACGAGCCCGAGTGGGTGAAAACAGAGAGGGAGCAATTTGTGGAATTCAGAGACAAGAACCGCGATGGAAAAATGGACAAGGAGGAAACCAAAGATTGGATCCTTCCTTCGGATTACGACCATGCTGAGGCGGAAGCGCGACACCTCGTCTACGAATCCGACCAGAACAAG GACGGCAAGCTGACCAAAGAGGAGATCGTGGAGAAGTACGACTTGTTTGTGGGGAGTCAGGCCACAGACTTCGGGGAGGCCTTGGTGCGACACGATGAATTTTAA
- the OPN1SW gene encoding short-wave-sensitive opsin 1: protein MSGDEEFYLFKNGSSVGPWDGPQYHIAPPWAFYLQTAFMGFVFLVGTPLNAIVLVVTVKYKKLRQPLNYILVNISFSGFISCIFSVFTVFVSSSQGYFVFGKHMCSLEGFVGATGGLVTGWSLAFLAFERYIVICKPFGNFRFSSKHALMVVVATWVIGVGVAIPPFFGWSRYVPEGLQCSCGPDWYTVGTKYKSEYYTWFLFIFCFIVPLSLIIFSYSQLLSALRAVAAQQQESATTQKAEREVSRMVVVMVGSFCLCYVPYAALAMYMVNNRNHGLDLRLVTIPAFFSKSACVYNPIIYCFMNKQFRACIMETVCGKPMTDDSDISSSAQRTEVSSVSSSQVSPS from the exons atGTCGGGTGACGAAGAGTTTTACCTCTTCAAGAACGGGTCCTCGGTGGGACCTTGGGACGGTCCCCAATATCACATCGCGCCGCCGTGGGCGTTCTACCTGCAGACCGCCTTCATGGGCTTCGTCTTCTTGGTGGGCACCCCCCTCAACGCCATCGTCCTGGTCGTCACCGTCAAGTACAAGAAGCTGAGGCAACCCCTCAACTACATCTTGGTGAACATCTCCTTCAGCGGCTTCATCTCCTGCATCTTCAGCGTCTTCACCGTCTTCGTCTCCAGCTCCCAGGGTTACTTCGTCTTTGGCAAGCACATGTGTTCCTTGGAGGGCTTCGTGGGGGCCACCGGAG GGCTGGTGACAGGGTGGTCCTTGGCCTTCCTGGCTTTCGAACGCTACATCGTCATCTGCAAACCCTTCGGCAACTTCCGCTTCAGCTCCAAGCACGCCCTGATGGTGGTGGTGGCCACCTGGGTCATCGGCGTCGGCGTCGCCATCCCCCCGTTCTTCGGGtggagcag GTACGTGCCCGAGGGGCTGCAGTGCTCCTGCGGCCCCGACTGGTACACGGTGGGCACCAAGTACAAGAGCGAGTACTACACCTGGTTCCTCTTCATCTTCTGCTTCATCGTGCCCCTCTCCCTCATCATCTTCTCCTACTCCCAGCTGCTCAGCGCCCTGCGGGCC GTGGCCGCGCAGCAGCAGGAGTCGGCCACGACGCAGAAGGCGGAGCGGGAGGTGTCCCgcatggtggtggtgatggtgggcTCCTTCTGCCTCTGCTACGTGCCCTACGCGGCCCTGGCCATGTACATGGTGAACAACCGGAACCACGGCCTCGACCTGCGCCTGGTCACCATCCCTGCCTTCTTCTCCAAGAGCGCCTGCGTCTACAACCCCATCATTTACTGCTTCATGAACAAACAG TTCCGCGCCTGCATCATGGAGACGGTCTGTGGGAAGCCCATGACGGACGACTCGGACATCTCCAGCTCGGCCCAGAGGACGGAGGTCTCGTCTGTCTCTTCCAGCCAGGTCAGCCCCAGCTGA
- the CALU gene encoding calumenin isoform X2 encodes MTIAQLLLCLSLSMLCISSKPTEKKDRVHHDPQLSDKVHDDAQNFDYDHDAFLGADEAKTFDQLTPEESKERLGKIVSKIDEDKDGFVTVEELKDWIKFAQKRWIYEDVERQWKGHDLNEDGLISWEEYKNATYGYILDDPDPDDGFNYKQMMVRDERRFKMADKDGDLTATKEEFTAFLHPEEYDYMKDIVVQETMEDIDKNGDGYIDLEEYIGDMYSHDGDADEPEWVKTEREQFVEFRDKNRDGKMDKEETKDWILPSDYDHAEAEARHLVYESDQNKDGKLTKEEIVEKYDLFVGSQATDFGEALVRHDEF; translated from the exons ATGACCATCGCTCAGCTCCTCCTGTGCCTGTCTCTCTCCATGCTCTGCATCTCGAGCAAACCCACCGAGAAGAAGGACCGGGTTCACCATGACCCGCAGCTCAGTGACAAAGTCCACGATGATGCGCAGAACTTTGACTACGACCACGACGCTTTCCTTGGTGCGGATGAGGCCAAAACCTTTGACCAGCTCACGCCGGAGGAGAGCAAAGAGAGACTTGG AAAGATTGTAAGTAAAATAGATGAAGACAAAGACGGGTTTGTAACTGTGGAAGAGCTGAAAGACTGGATTAAGTTTGCACAAAAGCGCTGGATATACGAGGATGTAGAGCGGCAGTGGAAAGGGCACGACCTCAATGAGGACGGCCTCATTTCTTGGGAGGAATATAAAAATGCCACCTACGGCTACATCTTAG aTGACCCAGACCCTGACGATGGGTTTAATTATAAACAAATGATGGTGCGAGATGAACGACGCTTCAAGATGGCTGACAAGGATGGAGACTTAACCGCCACCAAGGAAGAGTTCACTGCCTTTCTGCACCCTGAAGAGTATGATTACATGAAAGATATAGTCGTGCAG GAAACCATGGAGGACATCGACAAGAACGGGGACGGCTACATTGATCTGGAGGAATACATAG GTGACATGTACAGCCACGATGGGGACGCTGACGAGCCCGAGTGGGTGAAAACAGAGAGGGAGCAATTTGTGGAATTCAGAGACAAGAACCGCGATGGAAAAATGGACAAGGAGGAAACCAAAGATTGGATCCTTCCTTCGGATTACGACCATGCTGAGGCGGAAGCGCGACACCTCGTCTACGAATCCGACCAGAACAAG GACGGCAAGCTGACCAAAGAGGAGATCGTGGAGAAGTACGACTTGTTTGTGGGGAGTCAGGCCACAGACTTCGGGGAGGCCTTGGTGCGACACGATGAATTTTAA